The Polyangiaceae bacterium genome includes a region encoding these proteins:
- a CDS encoding lipoprotein bor codes for MNTIVKTAALLIAALSSTGCYKATFVAEPEAAKREPTHEEWNHHYVFGTVGEAEIDAQRYCSGEVAAVRTGGNAGTTTLGIVTLGIYTPRKVYVTCSDSPRLTARSEVK; via the coding sequence GTGAACACCATCGTCAAGACAGCGGCGCTGCTCATCGCCGCGCTCTCCAGCACCGGCTGCTACAAGGCGACCTTCGTCGCCGAGCCGGAGGCCGCCAAGCGCGAGCCGACGCACGAAGAGTGGAACCACCACTATGTCTTCGGCACGGTCGGCGAGGCCGAGATCGACGCGCAGCGCTACTGCAGCGGCGAGGTCGCGGCGGTCCGCACCGGCGGCAACGCCGGCACCACCACCCTGGGCATCGTGACCCTGGGCATCTACACGCCCCGCAAGGTGTACGTGACCTGCAGTGACTCCCCCCGCCTCACGGCGCGCTCGGAGGTGAAGTGA